From Argopecten irradians isolate NY chromosome 2, Ai_NY, whole genome shotgun sequence, the proteins below share one genomic window:
- the LOC138316874 gene encoding uncharacterized protein — MKMDEIHGKSVAQKLKSEYAMKSSRLSELKEQITSIKKEILRMLHVGQESGEECQKRLEVTSLVEAVEWRKKLHQLTSQLQNIHLDDSTEHRSLKQLQRYIQLSLLSGPQLDTEVYELLACVADLNLIHRNLCEAKEEIENEINTALRILAKALLHITAEYDPSIEGNCTDYMAHFVKQHVSPHRRKLPLSDLTNRIVPSAPQSEGADITYFTPQAIVSKDSSNITTDYVTDKTNLLKIQASQNICSHSSRDILSIDKQNVHLQEMREKDKENRRLPHTSNGDHSNHLSANHYRTNGACAATYSRMNCKQGVDKENSMSVNEATQGFSVRSRTRTEPGIGMECRLHGSSGGNIKLSHFSTPSKGVFTPIAENRHFSKPSKAVLSPPRIDSAYGRQQIQVHEKVRNPTCEKNQKPLLNTLTERRDVNETAGDISAGEHAMGIPYIDDDSS; from the exons atgaaaatgGATGAAATACATGGAAAG AGTGTAGCACAGAAATTGAAATCAGAATACGCAATGAAATCCAGTCGTCTTTCCGAGCTCAAAGAACAAATCACCAGCATCAAAAAGGAAATTCTACGAATGTTACATGTAGGACAAGAAAG CGGAGAAGAGTGTCAGAAAAGATTGgaggttacctcccttgtggaaGCTGTAGAATGGAGGAAGAAGCTGCATCAATTGACATCACAGCTACAGAATATACATCTGGATGATAGTACTGAACATAG ATCCCTGAAACAgttacagagatatatacaactgtCCTTGCTTTCTGGTCCACAGCTCGACACGGAGGTCTATGAGTTGTTGGCGTGTGTCGCTG ATCTGAATCTCATCCATAGAAATCTATGTGAGGCTAAAGaggaaatagaaaatgaaattaatacaG cATTGCGAATATTGGCCAAAGCACTTTTGCATATAACAGCGGAATATGATCCATCCATAGAAGGGAACTGTACAGATTACATGGCGCATTTCGTCAAACAGCACGTCAGTCCGCATCGACGAAAACTTCCCCTGAGCGACCTGACTAATCGAATTGTCCCATCAGCTCCACAATCCGAAGGCGCCGACATCACTTATTTCACTCCACAAGCAATTGTATCTAAAGATAGTTCTAACATCACAACTGATTATGTCACGGACAAAACTAACTTGTTAAAGATTCAAGCTTCCCAAAACATCTGCAGTCATTCTTCAAGAGACATTTTGTCTATCGATAAGCAAAATGTTCATCTGCAGGAAATGCGCGAAAAGGATAAAGAGAATCGTCGTTTACCGCACACAAGCAATGGTGATCACAGCAATCATCTAAGTGCTAATCATTACAGAACGAACGGAGCATGTGCTGCCACGTACTCCAGAATGAACTGTAAACAAGGTGTAGATAAAGAAAACAGCATGTCCGTAAATGAGGCTACTCAAGGATTTAGTGTAAGAAGCAGGACAAGAACAGAGCCTGGTATCGGCATGGAGTGCCGTCTTCATGGTAGTTCTGGAGGTAATATAAAGCTATCACATTTCAGTACCCCAAGTAAAGGTGTGTTTACTCCAATAGCAGAGAATCGTCATTTCAGTAAGCCGAGCAAAGCCGTATTATCTCCACCAAGGATTGACTCTGCTTACGGTCGTCAGCAGATACAGGTACACGAAAAGGTGAGAAACCCCACTTGTGAGAAGAACCAGAAGCCATTATTGAATACACTCACAGAAAGACGGGATGTGAATGAAACTGCCGGAGATATTTCAGCTGGGGAACATGCTATGGGAATTCCTTACATTGACGACGATTCCTCGTAA
- the LOC138314334 gene encoding uncharacterized protein, with the protein MTPFRKQHDGMVAIFMCFIICKFLSSVESVNLISDYYTQDGFGSCSEVITGETSAYLRSHVGAYQIGSLIGYRANEDCAVGFDAGQDKQVLVQFLRFNLQEPTIAGCQDYLTIEEIGRDGNFTCCGNQAISAYVSDSENITIIFYSDGTTEKAGFKLLLTSFRTTTGACQAGEFKCDVNRCIDDSLKCDGATHCVDGTDEENEEAGCTWFDKVVGAVMSLGEHTILAIGILVGTAVVAVITAVVVYHVVIKKKNRVTPISPTIKPNPKAKTSDSTATTSDEPKSNKTASTSKSSDKHRKATSSSSKKTTTKKPKKPVESDVDW; encoded by the exons ATGACGCCTTTCAGGAAGCAACACGATGGGATGGTAGCTATCTTTATGTGCtttattatttgtaaatttctTTCATCTGTTGAATCTGTTAATTTGATCTCTGATTATTATACCCAGGATGGGTTTGGCTCTTGTTCGGAAGTTATTACAGGAGAGACAAGCGCCTATTTGCGTTCTCATGTTGGAGCATATCAGATCGGAAGTCTGATCGGATACCGCGCCAATGAGGACTGTGCAGTTGGATTTGACGCCGGACAAG ATAAGCAAGTTTTGGTTCAGTTCTTGCGGTTTAACCTCCAAGAGCCCACCATAGCCGGATGTCAGGATTATTTGACAATCGAGGAGATTGGAAGGGATGGCAATTTTACATGCTGCGGGAACCAAG CGATATCTGCGTATGTATCGGATTCGGAAAACATCACAATAATCTTCTACAGCGACGGGACAACAGAAAAGGCAGGCTTTAAACTGCTCCTGACGTCATTCCGGACAACCACTGGGGCATGTCAGGCTGGGGAATTCAAGTGTGACGTCAACAG aTGTATTGACGATTCGTTAAAGTGTGATGGCGCGACCCATTGTGTCGACGGCACTGACGAGGAAAATGAGGAG GCTGGATGCACATGGTTTGACAAAGTCGTCGGCGCTGTGATGAGTCTTGGAGAACACACCATTCTCGCTATTGGTATTTTGGTGGGAACGGCAGTAGTGGCTGTCATTACGGCAGTAGTTGTATACCACGTGGTCATCAAAAAGAAGAACAGAGTGACACCTATCTCACCAACCATCAAGCCGAATCCTAAAGCCAAAACCTCCGACTCGACCGCCACGACATCTGACGAGCCGAAATCCAACAAAACGGCGTCAACTTCTAAGTCATCTGACAAACATAGGAAGGCCACGTCTTCTTCATCGAAAAAGACGACGACGAAAAAACCGAAGAAACCCGTAGAATCAGACGTCGACTGGTAG